In a single window of the Nicotiana tomentosiformis chromosome 10, ASM39032v3, whole genome shotgun sequence genome:
- the LOC104120372 gene encoding uncharacterized protein, which yields MIVMILSRHPRNRLRSMFHQKRCRVSNLLIMIFGASEDKYGAHPEEDISGRQANNDFVSNTEFGGNEDVDMDGCKVGGSEGKDVPYSQGDTSAHHHNNIVLDSADQLGVNIMEEPSGVKVNMFIAEVTFTPDVAHASVIGETAYEAAGEMEAESEKEKVPESQTGVVCVTASVDEAAWEMKEQFEKEVPEFQIVLYKPELLPEVSPQMEKRKRCPAKIVQSPFITVFDSGSSTSVVEAKEKKQIYAVKHPFQSKIGTGINNSLLNVFIAWDKEGKSRKKYVSNF from the exons ATGATAGTGATGATTTTGTCACGCCACCCCCGAAACAGATTAAGGAGCATGTTCCATCAAAAAAGGTGCCGGGTGTCCAACCTGTTGATTATGATC tttgGTGCAAGCGAAGACAAATATGGTGCACATCCAGAGGAAGACATCAGTGGTCGTCAAGCCAATAATGATTTTGTGAGCAATACGGAGTTTGGTGGAAATGAAGATGTTGACATGGATGGTTGTAAG gtCGGTGGAAGTGAAGGCAAAGATGTTCCATATTCTCAAGGAGATACCAGTGCGCATCATCATAACAACATTGTGCTCGATTCAGCAGATCAGTTAGGTGTCAATATTATGGAAGAACCTTCAGGTGTGAAAGTTAACATGTTCATTGCTGAAGTAACTTTCACACCAGATGTAGCGCATGCTAGCGTTATTGGTGAGACTGCATATGAGGCAGCAGGGGAGATGGAGGCAGAATCTGAGAAAGAAAAGGTTCCTGAATCTCAGACTGGCGTTGTATGTGTGACTGCAAGTGTTGATGAGGCGGCATGGGAGATGAAGGAACAATTTGAGAAAGAGGTTCCTGAATTTCAGATTGTTTTGTACAAGCCTGAATTACTTCCTGAAGTTTCGCCGCAAATGGAAAAAAGAAAGAGATGTCCTGCAAAGATCGTGCAGTCTCCGTTCATTACTGTATTTGATTCAGGATCCAGTACTAGTGTTGttgaagcaaaagaaaaaaagcaAATTTATGCTGTTAAGCATCCTTTTCAAAGCAAAATCGGAACTGGCATTAACAACTCTTTGTTAAATGTATTTATTGCATGGGACAAAGAAGGGAAGTCCAGAAAGAAGTATGTTTCCAACTTCTGA